GCCATGACGGTCGCGCTGCTGCTGCCACTGACGTACAACGTCGACGCGTCGGCCGCGTTCATCATGTTCGCCGGCATCTTCTACGGCGGCATGTACGGCGGGTCGACCACCTCGATCCTGCTCAACACCCCGGGTGAGTCCTCGTCGGTCGTCACCGCCCTCGAGGGCAACAAGATGGCGCGCAAGGGGCGGGCCGCCCAGGCGCTCGCGACCGCGGCCATCGGGTCGTTCATCGCCGGCGGCATCGGCACCGCGCTGCTCGCGATGTTCGCGCCGACCATCGCGACCCAGGCGGTCAAGCTCGGCGACCCCTCCTACCTCGCGATCATGCTGTTGGCGCTCGTCGCGGTCACCGCGGTGCTGGGCTCCTCGAAGCTGCGCGGGTTCGTCTCGCTGTTCCTCGGCCTGGCCATCGGCCTGGTCGGCATCGACAGCCTCACCGGCCAGAACCGGCTCACCTTCGGGCTGCCGCTGCTGTCGGAGGGCATCGACATCGTCGTCATCGCGGTGGCGATCTTCGCGGTCGGCGAGGCGCTGTGGGTCGCGGCCCACCTGCGTCGCCGCCCGCTGGAGGTCATCCCGGTCGGACGGCCGTGGATGGGGCGCGAGGACTGGAGCCGCTCGTGGAAGCCGTGGCTGCGCGGCACCGCCTACGGCTTCCCGTTCGGCGCGGTGCCCGCCGGCGGCGCCGAGCTGCCGACCTTCCTGTCGTACGTCACCGAGCGTCGGCTCTCCAAGCACCCGGAGGAGTTCGGCAAGGGCGCCATCGAGGGCGTCGCCGGTCCGGAGGCCGCCAACAACGCCTCGGCGTCGGGCACGCTCGTGCCGATGCTGGCGCTCGGCCTGCCGACCAACGCCACCGCCGCGGTGATGCTCGCCGCGATGATGGGCTACGGCATCGACCCCGGGCCGTCGCTGTTCGAGGAGCAGGGTCCGCTGGTCTGGACGCTGATCGCCAGCCTGTTCATCGGCAACTTCCTGCTGCTGGTGCTCAACCTGCCGCTCGCCCCGGTGTGGGCCAAGCTGCTGCGGGTGCCGCGGCCCTACCTGTACGCCGGCATCCTGTTCTTCGCCGCGCTCGGCGCGCTCGCGGTCAACCTGCAGTGGTTCGACCTGGCGCTGCTGCTGTTCTTCGGCGCGCTCGGCTTCGGGATGCGGCGCTGGGGCCTGCCGGTGCTGCCGCTGATCATCGGCGTCATCCTCGGGCCCCGGGTCGAGCTGCAGCTGCGGCGCGCCCTGCAGGGCCACGGGGGAGACTGGTCGGGTCTGCTCAGCGAGCCGGTCGCCGTGATCGTCTACGTCGTGATCGCCGTCGGCGCCGTGGTGATGATCGTCCAGTCGTTCCGCAAGCGGCGTTCCGGCGCCGGTCAGGAGGTCCCCGCATGACCATTCTCGTGGCGTACGCGCCCGACCCGTCCGGCGAGGCCGCGCTGACCGCGGGCATCGAGCAGG
This Barrientosiimonas humi DNA region includes the following protein-coding sequences:
- a CDS encoding tripartite tricarboxylate transporter permease, with the translated sequence MGNFANLLDGFASAITPMNLLFACLGVLLGTAVGVLPGIGPAMTVALLLPLTYNVDASAAFIMFAGIFYGGMYGGSTTSILLNTPGESSSVVTALEGNKMARKGRAAQALATAAIGSFIAGGIGTALLAMFAPTIATQAVKLGDPSYLAIMLLALVAVTAVLGSSKLRGFVSLFLGLAIGLVGIDSLTGQNRLTFGLPLLSEGIDIVVIAVAIFAVGEALWVAAHLRRRPLEVIPVGRPWMGREDWSRSWKPWLRGTAYGFPFGAVPAGGAELPTFLSYVTERRLSKHPEEFGKGAIEGVAGPEAANNASASGTLVPMLALGLPTNATAAVMLAAMMGYGIDPGPSLFEEQGPLVWTLIASLFIGNFLLLVLNLPLAPVWAKLLRVPRPYLYAGILFFAALGALAVNLQWFDLALLLFFGALGFGMRRWGLPVLPLIIGVILGPRVELQLRRALQGHGGDWSGLLSEPVAVIVYVVIAVGAVVMIVQSFRKRRSGAGQEVPA